One Pseudomonas rhizophila DNA window includes the following coding sequences:
- the cyoB gene encoding cytochrome o ubiquinol oxidase subunit I, which produces MFGKLSWEAIPFHEPIVMVTLAIIALGGLALFAGITYFKKWTYLWTEWLTSVDHKKIGVMYIIVAMIMLLRGFADAIMMRTQLAMATEGSPGYLPPEHYDQIFTAHGVIMIIFMAMPFFTGLMNLAVPLQIGARDVAYPFLNSLSFWLLVSGVVLINLSLGVGEFAKTGWVAYPPLSGLQYSPGVGMDYYIWALQLSGLGTTLTGVNFLATVLKMRTPGMKLMDMPIFTWTCTWANVLIVASFPILTATLALLTLDRYMDFHIFTNELGGNPMMYVNLFWAWGHPEVYILILPAFGIFSEVISTFSGKKLFGHHSMIYASGAISVLGFMVWLHHFFTMGSGASVNAFFGLATMLISIPTGVKLFNWLFTIYQGRLRFTSHVLWTLGFMVTFAIGGMTGVLLAIPGADFVLHNSLFVIAHFHNVIIGGAVFGYIAGFAFYFPKAFGFKLHEGWGKAAFWFWISGFFVAFMPLYALGFMGMTRRLNATTNPEWVPYLYVAMFGAVMIAVGIACQLIQLYVSVRDRKKPENMCEHGDPWNAHTLEWSTSSPPPFYNFAVLPQADVIDPFTEAKENGTAYQTPAKYAPIHMPNNTATGVVMGALLTVFGFAMIWHIWWLAIASLVGTVVYFTIHAARDDQGYMVPVDVIERIEAEQHKRLVAAGKVPATATRVETSLEQA; this is translated from the coding sequence ATGTTTGGTAAATTAAGTTGGGAAGCGATCCCGTTCCACGAGCCGATTGTCATGGTGACCCTCGCCATCATCGCGCTCGGTGGTCTGGCGTTGTTCGCGGGGATTACCTACTTCAAGAAGTGGACCTACCTGTGGACCGAGTGGCTGACGTCGGTCGACCACAAGAAAATCGGCGTGATGTACATCATCGTCGCCATGATCATGCTGCTGCGCGGTTTTGCCGACGCCATCATGATGCGTACCCAGTTGGCCATGGCCACCGAGGGTTCGCCTGGCTACCTGCCGCCTGAACACTATGACCAGATATTCACCGCCCACGGCGTGATCATGATCATCTTCATGGCGATGCCATTCTTCACCGGCCTGATGAACCTTGCAGTGCCGCTGCAGATCGGCGCGCGTGACGTGGCCTATCCGTTCCTGAACTCCTTGAGCTTCTGGCTGCTGGTTTCCGGTGTGGTACTGATCAACCTGTCCCTGGGCGTTGGCGAGTTTGCCAAGACCGGTTGGGTTGCCTATCCACCGTTGTCGGGACTGCAATACAGTCCGGGCGTGGGGATGGATTACTACATCTGGGCGCTACAGCTATCGGGACTTGGGACAACGCTAACGGGGGTCAACTTCCTGGCCACCGTGCTGAAGATGCGTACCCCGGGCATGAAGCTGATGGACATGCCGATCTTCACCTGGACCTGCACCTGGGCCAACGTCCTGATCGTCGCTTCGTTCCCGATCCTGACCGCTACCCTCGCTTTGCTGACGCTTGACCGCTACATGGATTTCCACATTTTCACCAATGAACTGGGTGGAAATCCGATGATGTACGTCAACCTGTTCTGGGCCTGGGGTCACCCCGAGGTGTACATCCTGATTCTGCCGGCGTTCGGGATTTTCTCCGAAGTCATCTCGACGTTCTCCGGCAAGAAGCTGTTCGGCCACCACTCGATGATCTACGCCAGCGGCGCGATCTCGGTGCTGGGTTTCATGGTCTGGCTGCACCACTTCTTCACCATGGGTTCGGGTGCCAGCGTCAACGCCTTCTTCGGTCTGGCGACGATGCTGATTTCGATCCCGACGGGTGTGAAGCTGTTCAACTGGCTGTTCACCATCTACCAGGGCCGTCTGCGTTTCACCAGCCACGTGCTGTGGACCCTGGGCTTCATGGTGACCTTCGCCATCGGCGGCATGACCGGCGTACTGCTGGCCATCCCGGGTGCGGACTTCGTGCTGCACAACAGCCTGTTCGTGATCGCGCATTTCCATAACGTGATCATCGGCGGCGCTGTATTCGGCTACATCGCCGGCTTCGCCTTCTACTTCCCGAAAGCGTTCGGCTTCAAGCTGCACGAGGGCTGGGGCAAGGCTGCATTCTGGTTCTGGATCTCGGGCTTCTTCGTCGCGTTCATGCCGCTCTATGCACTGGGCTTCATGGGCATGACCCGTCGTCTGAACGCCACCACCAACCCTGAGTGGGTGCCGTACCTGTACGTCGCCATGTTCGGCGCGGTGATGATCGCCGTGGGTATCGCCTGCCAGCTGATCCAGTTGTACGTCAGCGTGCGTGACCGCAAGAAGCCAGAGAACATGTGCGAGCACGGTGACCCGTGGAATGCCCATACCCTGGAATGGTCGACCTCGTCGCCTCCACCGTTCTACAACTTTGCCGTGCTGCCACAAGCCGACGTCATCGACCCGTTCACCGAAGCCAAGGAAAACGGTACCGCGTACCAGACTCCGGCCAAGTACGCGCCGATCCACATGCCCAACAACACCGCGACCGGTGTGGTCATGGGTGCGCTGTTGACCGTGTTCGGTTTCGCGATGATCTGGCACATCTGGTGGCTGGCCATCGCCAGTCTGGTCGGCACCGTGGTGTATTTCACCATTCATGCCGCCCGTGACGATCAGGGCTACATGGTGCCGGTGGATGTCATCGAGCGCATCGAAGCCGAGCAGCACAAACGTCTGGTCGCGGCAGGGAAAGTCCCAGCCACCGCCACCCGTGTTGAAACCTCGTTGGAACAGGCTTAA
- the cyoD gene encoding cytochrome o ubiquinol oxidase subunit IV produces the protein MANAHSHDGHDAGHGSVKSYAIGFILSVILTVIPFGLVMYPTLPKSLTLWIILIFAVVQVLVHLVYFLHLDRSAAQRNNVVAFVFAAIVIVLLVGLSLWIMFSIHTNMMAH, from the coding sequence ATGGCTAACGCACATTCCCACGATGGCCACGACGCCGGCCACGGCAGCGTCAAGTCCTACGCCATCGGTTTCATTCTGTCGGTGATCCTGACGGTTATTCCGTTTGGCCTGGTGATGTACCCGACGCTGCCGAAAAGCCTGACCCTGTGGATCATCCTGATCTTCGCCGTGGTCCAGGTACTGGTGCACCTGGTGTACTTCCTGCATCTGGACCGCTCCGCTGCCCAGCGTAACAACGTGGTCGCGTTTGTCTTTGCCGCGATCGTCATTGTCCTGCTGGTCGGCCTGTCGTTGTGGATCATGTTCAGCATCCACACCAACATGATGGCGCACTGA
- the cyoE gene encoding heme o synthase, with the protein MSLKHFIQITKPGIIFGNVLSVAGGFFLASKGHVDLAIFLAAMIGTSLVVASGCVFNNCIDRDIDIKMERTKNRALVQGLIPVQLALAFATVLGVAGVALLYWVANPLAALFAVIGFVIYVGFYSLYLKRKSVHGTLVGSLSGAMPPVIGYVAVSNSFDMAALTLLVMFSLWQMPHSYAIAIFRFNDYLAASIPVLPVKRGIQVAKKHILLYILAFLVATLMLTFSGYAGMSYLAVAAAMGMYWLYMAWTGYKAVDDTVWARKLFVFSIFTITALSVMMSLDFKVPSELLLTYAP; encoded by the coding sequence ATGTCCTTAAAGCACTTTATCCAAATCACCAAGCCGGGGATCATTTTCGGTAACGTGCTTTCTGTGGCAGGCGGGTTTTTCCTGGCCTCGAAAGGGCATGTCGATCTGGCCATCTTTCTGGCGGCGATGATCGGCACTTCCCTGGTGGTGGCGTCCGGTTGTGTATTCAACAACTGCATCGACCGCGACATCGACATCAAGATGGAGCGCACCAAGAACCGCGCCCTGGTCCAGGGCCTGATCCCGGTGCAACTGGCCCTGGCGTTCGCCACGGTGCTGGGTGTCGCCGGTGTGGCGCTGCTGTACTGGGTGGCCAACCCGTTGGCGGCGCTGTTCGCGGTGATCGGGTTTGTCATCTATGTCGGTTTCTACAGCCTGTACCTCAAGCGCAAGTCGGTCCACGGCACGCTGGTGGGCAGTCTGTCGGGGGCGATGCCGCCAGTGATCGGTTACGTGGCGGTGAGCAACAGCTTCGACATGGCGGCGCTGACGCTACTGGTGATGTTCAGCCTGTGGCAGATGCCGCATTCCTATGCCATTGCGATCTTCCGCTTCAACGATTACCTGGCCGCCTCGATTCCGGTGCTGCCGGTCAAGCGCGGCATCCAGGTGGCCAAGAAGCACATCCTGCTCTACATCCTGGCCTTCCTCGTGGCGACCTTGATGCTGACCTTCAGCGGCTACGCCGGCATGAGCTACCTCGCCGTCGCCGCCGCCATGGGCATGTACTGGTTGTACATGGCCTGGACCGGCTACAAGGCGGTGGATGACACGGTCTGGGCACGCAAGCTGTTCGTGTTCTCGATCTTCACCATCACCGCCCTGAGCGTCATGATGTCCCTGGACTTCAAAGTGCCGAGTGAGTTGTTGCTGACTTACGCGCCTTAA
- the cyoA gene encoding ubiquinol oxidase subunit II, with translation MSKNRYPRLLGLLPLLGTLLLGGCNMTLLDPKGQVGLDERNLIITATLLMLLVVVPVIVMTFLFAWKYRASNTSATYTPKWSHSTKIEVAVWTIPVLIIIALGYITYKSTHALDPYRPLDSDVKPITIEVVSMDWKWLFIYPEQGIATVNKIVFPAHTPINFKVTSDTVMNSFFIPGLGGQIYAMAGMQTKLHLIANQNAELDGISANYSGAGFTGMKFKAIATTQEEFDAWVNDVKKAPKQLEKAEYEALSKPSQNNPVELYSSVTPNLFQTIIDKYEGMNPGKPMHHEKNEKEVAHNMEGMDMSSHSAAGAEE, from the coding sequence ATGAGTAAAAACAGGTACCCCCGATTACTAGGCTTGTTGCCTTTGCTCGGCACGTTGTTGCTGGGAGGCTGCAACATGACCTTGCTCGATCCCAAGGGTCAGGTCGGCCTGGATGAACGTAATCTGATCATCACCGCTACGCTGTTGATGTTGCTGGTCGTCGTGCCGGTTATCGTCATGACCTTCCTGTTCGCCTGGAAATACCGCGCGTCCAACACCAGTGCCACGTACACGCCCAAGTGGTCGCACTCGACCAAAATCGAAGTGGCGGTGTGGACTATTCCGGTACTGATCATCATTGCTCTGGGTTACATCACCTACAAGTCCACCCATGCCCTTGACCCGTATCGTCCGCTGGACTCCGACGTCAAGCCGATCACCATTGAAGTGGTCTCGATGGACTGGAAGTGGCTGTTCATTTATCCGGAACAAGGCATCGCCACGGTCAACAAGATCGTGTTCCCGGCCCACACGCCGATCAATTTCAAAGTCACCTCCGACACCGTGATGAACTCGTTCTTCATCCCGGGCCTGGGCGGCCAGATCTACGCGATGGCGGGCATGCAGACCAAGTTGCACCTGATCGCCAACCAGAACGCCGAACTCGACGGTATCTCCGCCAACTACAGCGGCGCGGGTTTCACCGGCATGAAGTTCAAAGCAATCGCCACGACCCAGGAAGAATTCGACGCCTGGGTCAACGATGTGAAGAAGGCACCTAAACAGCTTGAAAAAGCTGAATACGAAGCCCTTTCCAAACCGAGCCAGAACAACCCAGTCGAGCTCTACTCTTCGGTCACGCCGAACCTGTTCCAGACCATCATCGACAAGTATGAAGGGATGAACCCGGGCAAGCCGATGCACCACGAGAAGAACGAAAAGGAAGTGGCCCACAACATGGAAGGGATGGACATGAGTTCGCATTCAGCTGCCGGGGCAGAGGAGTAA
- a CDS encoding cytochrome o ubiquinol oxidase subunit III, translating into MSNLVTNVGHAHGHDHGHDDHHHDSGEMTVFGFWLYLMTDCILFASIFAVYAVLVNNVAGGPSGHDIFELPYVLGETALLLFSSITYGFAMLALFKGKKTQVLGWLAMTFLLGAGFIAMEINEFHILIAEGYGPSRSGFLSGFFTLVGTHGLHVTSGLIWMAIMMYQVHKNGLTATNKTRLSCLSLFWHFLDVVWICVFTVVYLMGTL; encoded by the coding sequence ATGTCGAACTTAGTGACCAATGTTGGACACGCCCATGGTCATGACCATGGGCACGATGACCATCACCACGACTCGGGCGAGATGACCGTATTCGGTTTCTGGCTCTACCTGATGACCGACTGCATTCTGTTTGCGTCGATCTTCGCGGTGTACGCGGTGCTGGTTAACAACGTCGCCGGTGGCCCGTCGGGCCACGACATCTTCGAGCTGCCGTATGTGCTGGGCGAGACCGCACTGCTGTTGTTCAGCTCGATCACCTACGGCTTCGCCATGCTGGCGTTGTTCAAGGGCAAGAAAACCCAGGTACTGGGCTGGCTGGCGATGACCTTCCTGCTGGGCGCCGGCTTTATCGCCATGGAGATCAACGAGTTCCACATCCTGATCGCCGAAGGCTACGGCCCTAGCCGCAGCGGCTTCCTGTCCGGGTTCTTCACCCTGGTCGGCACCCACGGTCTGCACGTGACCAGCGGCCTGATCTGGATGGCGATCATGATGTACCAGGTCCACAAAAACGGCCTGACCGCCACCAACAAGACGCGCCTGAGCTGCCTGAGCCTGTTCTGGCACTTCCTGGACGTGGTGTGGATCTGCGTATTCACCGTTGTTTATCTGATGGGGACCCTGTAA